In Episyrphus balteatus chromosome 4, idEpiBalt1.1, whole genome shotgun sequence, the sequence atacGAGAATGTATAAATTTACGTTTTGACATAcatgtcaaaatgacatttacCTATATTACCTAATGCTATGTTccaaccaaactttaatatagaCATGAGATTTAAAATGGTGTTTCTTGCGGCATGAGATGATTTATATTGACAATTCTTCAAAAATCAGATTGGAATTTGAATACTGGGTGTAGAAAATCCtattatgaattttaatttaatttattttccacAAAAAGTTTCCAATATGTCGCGATATCGCaagaaaattgacaaaaatgTCAGATGTCAAAAAACGACACCATATATGACTGATTTTTCTTCCACAATACGAAAAAGGTTAAGTTAGCAACGATTTAAATGTCGACTTTTGACCACAAAATGCACTTGAAAACTAAAATGCATAGGTATGGTGGTTATGCTGACTTCACGATTTCAGCCGCACGATTTTACGCACTGCTTAAGTCGaataggatttttctatggggattgtcacaTTAGTCACCTGCAACACACGAGACgtaaagcttcgccgcacggtaAAAATCGACTCATGGAATGTCGGAAGCTCTATATTATGACATTAATTCGTTCTAGATATCATCCTTATTTAATAAAGATATAGAGATAGTTAATGGACCTTATTTTAGAACTACTCTAGGCTCTGAAAAATTTTGGCTGAAAACAACCAAATTCATGAAgaactttaaaatattaatcattaaaaatattttaaaaagccttaaaaatgtttatgaaatcaGCCATTTGATGTTTAAAGGATAATTTAGGTTTATGGCACATGATCTTagggtaggtacctacttttcgATGCTGGATTTTATATGGAACTAAAATCAATACAATCTGACTTCCCTAAAAATAGTTTTGCATGAAATTAcacttaataatttaaaattaaaaatcgctAAAGCAAGTTCAacggatacatttttgaaaaaaaaaaaataatctacgATTTATGTCCTATCAAGCCTTGTTAGTCTCATTTGGGTTTATTCtccatacatttttgaaaattctcctTTTCATAAAGATTTTCCAATCTAAAATGCCACAAGAGAATTAACATTAAAAGCAAGCTGGAGCACTGAGTTCCAacacaatcaacacaaaatcaatttaagcttttataaatttattttgcatAAGTAAATGtggaaatatttatatatttttacattaataaactgcataaactgaaaaaaagatACTTTTAACAATCACCCAGAAGGTAAGAACACTTGTTGTTATCTTTATCCCAACCAGCACCTTCTGAACATTCTAATTCCGATTGTTTTCCATCAATACATTGGATAGCCTTGTGACAATTGGTAGGATGTGGTGCATAAGCGAAAGTGCAACCATTTCCACCAATTTGAGGTTTGGGAGTAACTTCATTGTTATTGCACTGGGCAATTCTAGGCGACTCACATCTGTTATACGTCTTTGACCAATGCAAGTTTCTGGGACATGACAAAGTATATGCCAAACCATAAGAACACTTTAAGAATTTCGTACAATCTCCTTGGTATGGAAGAAGTGTTGGATCATCTGGATCATCATCCAAAGGGCAATTCAAATTGGCAACTCCATCACTTTTGTACCATCTTCCCTGAATGTCCTGGCCAATTGTCAAATTAATCAGAACCAACACCAACAGTACGCTTGTAGTTTGttctataaaaagaaaaattaacaaaaaacgattatttataaaaaaattatcaatattGCTTACTCCACATAATTGTTTCTTTGACGGTTTCTCCAAATATCCTAATGCGATCCACTATGATCCACAGTTATTTATATACCGTGGGACCGTTATTTTCAAAGCTTTGTTTTAACACTAACATCCATACAAATATTGATGTTAGATATTAATTTGAGAGATAGCGGTgtaattaatgttttttaaaatttacagcaCTCCAGATTTGACATTATAGACTGTTCAATTGATGTGGGTTGCTGTTTCGAAAGTTCATAATGGATGGATTTTGTGACAGACCCGTAGCAAGGGGAGGGGTGGCTGAAAGCGTCCTGGAATGATTTTCACCCTACAAATTTGAATAatgttttaagttttgacaTATTAGAAGCTCTTAAATGTATAGGTGGTTTAAATTTCTACGgttatttttttacgaattctatGAATTTGTTTCGACAGTTATTACATTTTTTCAAGTCTTAAATTGATGTCAGCTTTCGTGGCTGCAGAGTTTTTTCGAGCAAGAACATTTAAATGAAGATGGATACTGGGTCAAAAGCCAAGAGGCTAAAAGTCCATAAAGGACTATTGGCCCACTTGTGTGGGTCATAATTCCACAAATCAATTATGAACTTACAACCCACCCAAGTGAGTCAAAAGTTTGCACAAAATTTCTGTGAATTTTTGGCTCATCGATAGATAACTTATAACCACTAAGAAGACCAAAATTCACAATGCGGCTGAACTCTCAACTTCTTAATTGCTTCGTTATTTCTCCCTTaaacattaattaaaattgatagaTATCTATAAAATTCAagcaaattatcgaaaattactccattaaattttcaaaaatgaaacacTCGTCAATTTTCGAGAGTTTCTACCCCCAATTGATGCCATTAAACAAGTCTAAGTGAAATAAGACCATCTATCAAAAACTGGTTGCTTGtgtcaaaaattaacaaactgtTTGTTTCAGTTCTGTTAAATGAAAAGACAAAGTGATGCAGTCGATTTTCATATTTACATCCATAAAGTGCAATAATGTTGGAAGTTTTGCTCTTTGTTGCTATATTATTCTCATATTGAGCACACATTCTTATATAACCCCTATTCTCCTCTACCGCCACAACTTGTGACAGTCACGAAAATTGTCAAAGTTGTGATCTCCTATGGAGCAGATCACAACGGCACAACAACGAAGACTAGTTCCTTTTGTGACTCTCAAAAGTTTATGACTGTGTGGGAGAATCAGGGTATTAGATTCGTTAAATTGTTATCCATGCCTTTTTACAAGATTTATGGAAACTTGACCGGATACATcccaatcacaaaaaaaaaacaataataatgtttttaaactttcaaactttaatttatgtattttgtatagatactgtaatattattatatttttatatttaattaactGCACAACAACgcaattttataaataagataAATGACAAAAAGAAACTTTTAACAATTACTCAAAAGTAAAGAGCATCTA encodes:
- the LOC129920007 gene encoding peritrophin-1-like, which encodes MWKQTTSVLLVLVLINLTIGQDIQGRWYKSDGVANLNCPLDDDPDDPTLLPYQGDCTKFLKCSYGLAYTLSCPRNLHWSKTYNRCESPRIAQCNNNEVTPKPQIGGNGCTFAYAPHPTNCHKAIQCIDGKQSELECSEGAGWDKDNNKCSYLLGDC